The following is a genomic window from Patagioenas fasciata isolate bPatFas1 chromosome 1, bPatFas1.hap1, whole genome shotgun sequence.
GCCACTTTTAAAgacaaaataattaaatgttaaATTTTTAGGACTTTGGACTGTGAGAGTTTTATGTAAGGGGACTTCAAAAACCAGTCCAGTGAACAAAATGTTTTAGTGGTCACAGAGTAAGCCTCCTATTTCCAAGTAATCTGCTtcagaaatttatttatttatttatttctaaaaaagGATGAAGTTTCCGTTGAAGAGCTACATGCTTTTATTTCGGGTTGGCAATCAGTGTAATTCCATAGGTTAAGATCTGAAATAAGTTAATCATTCCAATAATGAATATAGCAAAGTTAGAGGAATGTTAATCTGGTTTTCTTTCCATTACACTGTTTATTTTGAAAGATTGTGAAATGTCACTGTGCCATTTACAGGATTGTAGACAACATGCCTGTGACCTGGTGTTATGATGTTGAAGATGGCCAGAGGTTCTGCAATCCTGGTTTTCCTATTGGCTGTTATATTACAGAAGATGGTCATCCAAAAGATGCCTGCGTTATTAATGTATGTGTATGCAgttatgtttttttaaatatcccCTCTTTACTGATTTAAAGACTACCATTTCTCCTATGTCCTGTTTCTATGGTGAGTCCTTGATATCTTAAGAACCCTTGCTGCCTAAAACTAGGTAAATGTTTTGATATCTCTGCAAGTACCACAATTTGTACGCATCATCTAAGTGCAAAAACTTTGTCTCTTCTGTTGCATAATACAAAGAGCTCTAAATTATCTTTTAGAGATGAACATGAATAGCATTTAGTGCATGTAAAGAGTGAAGGACAATAAGAACATGTCATCCCTCATTGCCTAAGAAGTCTGAACAGTTGAAGGCTTGGTCTTTACATTTTTGTGGGATAGAAGTGCCTTCATGGACATAGGTTTGCGTAGATGTGTTTGTACCTTTGCATGGAAATTAATACTTACTGAAGGATTGCTTTCCCTGAAACTGTGTGGGTTAATGAAGGAAGGCAGAATGTAAGATTTCTGAGTGAACAAAACTCCTCCTGTGAGAGACAGATCTATTGGATTAACTGGTGGATGTCCAGATAAATGCCCTGTGAGCATTATGGAAATAAGAATGCAATAGAAAATCCAGGTTGCCTTTAGATTACCACAGAGCTCTTCCATGGAGAGATCCCCTGGAATAGGTTGTTGGTTTTACCAGAACGATTAGTTTTACTTAATAAGCCTTACCAAAGACAACTGTTTCTGCAGTTTtgaattttgtttcctttcctctgTAATGCTTCAGAGACTCAGTATGAATGGATGCTGGAAACAAGTTTATGATCAAATATGTAACCTGGCAGTATTTTTTTCGTCTTGCTTAAATACTTGTTTTTAGTAAAAGGAAAATAGCCTTTAAAGAATAACTGAAAGACTGGAGATGAATACATTGTTTATATAACTATTTTTGCAATTAGGGTGCTTTGTAGAAAGGGGTAGGAATAGGACACTGAGGAAGTACTATAATAATAGACCTTCAGTAGACATAATGCTTGTGGTTTAACAGCCTCTTTAACTGACTGAATTCCAAGCTGATCTTTCCCTTCACCTGAGATTTGTATTCCGCATTCTTGGGTGCTGCTTGCAGTTCATCCCTGTGCATCTTTGGTTTCAAATGTCAAGGTGGTTCTGTCACAGACAGCAATTACTTGCATTGTTTATCTTGGAAGGTTCTGTTTAATCTACGGAAAATATACATGTTGTTTTAAAGTAGCTGATGCTTATGAAATGTTTCTGATATAAAAGTTGTCACATAGTTATCTATCCAGTTTGGTACTTAAATAAAATGAGACATCTTcacttatttaattttttaattaatatatttataaatatattttaaatttaaatacgTTTTTCTACATTTCAACTGTAGTAGACTATTGTTAACATTAACTTTTCTAGTTTGTCTTTTAATTCAAGGCTTTACTCTCTTTGTATTCCCTGAATCCCACCTTAATCTAGTAGGATAACTTCTTGATAGAAAAACTGTACACAGTCTAAAAACATCGTACATAAGCTTCTGCCTAAAGCTTTTGGATGTCTCTATCTTTTTGATTGTTTAACACATTCTTTTATCATCGCAGTCAGAATTTCATGAAAAAGATACTTTTTATATCTTCAACCACGttgacataaaaatattttaccacGTTGTGGAAAATGAAGCTCGGACAGCAAGACTAGTTGCTGCTAAACTTGAACCAAAAAGGTTAGTACTTGGAAAGAACTTATCACCAAACAGCGGTCTATCCCAAGGTACTTGCTTTGATTTGGGGACCTGTTGCTAGTCAGAAGCATTTTCAGATATGTGACCTGTAGATTAGCTTTCGTGTTGATTTATGTAGTGTTATGTAGGACAGTCTAACATgaatttgttccaaatttgatAGATCTTCATGCACTATTTtctgagagagaaaacaaaaacaaaaaacaaccccacaaacaaaatcCAACCAAAAGAAACAACAATTCGGTGAAGCAACCCTCATTTCCCTACTGGGGAACGTTTTGTCTTGTGACAGAATAGGCCACCAGTGCCTGGGGCAGGGGTAATGAGTGTGCAACACTTGATGTCTTGAGCAATCAAAATTTGgatgaaattatttcaaaaatataCTCGTCAATTGTTCTGGTGTCGATGTGCCTTTTGCATGACTGGTGTCTAGTTTATTATTTCTTAGAATGTTGTCTTTCCTTTCTTTTGGATTCTTGGTATAACTGAGCTTCTTGCATTGTTAGTCAACCATCattatgaaagtatttttttctgacagaagttAGTAATTCTGTTGTAACTATGTGAGTGTTTTGGAGGTTCTTAGCAGTACTCGGCCTTCTTTAATTTTTGGTGTTCTGCTTTAGATACTGTATTCTCTGTAGTTTTGTCTTTAGAAGAGACAACTTTTGTTTAAAAAGTTCAATTATCAAAAAGTCCTGTGCTTATGATACGTTCCTTATGAGTTCTGAAATTTATGAGGCATTAAGAACAACTTTCATATCTAAGGGAAGAATCCTAGGTGAAACTGGTGGTTGTGTAAGGTGAATGAATTGTTTCTTAAGAGTGTTGTCAGTGAAGTAACTTTCATTCTGTGGTCTTTTTTCCCCGCAGTTACAAGCATACTCATCCAGACAAACCTGACTGCTCAGGAGTACCTATGGATATAAGTAATAAGGCCAATGGAGAAGTCAAAATTGCTTACACGTATTCAGTTTCTTTTCATGTGAGTACTAAGCTTTCAGTGGTAATTGCCTCTCAAAATCATGTGTTAGTACTCTGAATTACAAAGATGAACAACTAAAATTATCACAGAATACATActttgtgatttaaaaacttTATTTGAACTGAAGATCAGAGGTGGCTTGGGATTTAACATCATGGTTTACAATTTTGCGTACAGTcgtcccccccacacacacactgcatgtgaaatacatgtgtgtgttttttaaaagaaTCACGCTTTCCATGTTTACCTATGTTGTCTGGTCGATTACTTTTCAATCAAAGCTCCAAGTCTGAGAAATTGTGTGTTTCAGCAAATTAGTGGGTTTGGTAGATTGAAGCTGATGGAAATTTCCCATGGAAATTTGCAAAAGAGAGGGAAGCTGATATTCTTTGTTCTGATACTCTCTATTTAAAGGCAGAGGAGCAGTAACTGTAGGGAGCAGTGATACTTAAATATGTCTCATTCTGTCATTCTGCTGACgagcaagctttttttttttaaatggagtttGCTAGACATATTTTTTTGAGAGTTTCCCACTGTTTCCCTATTAGTCTGAGACCTCAAAATGCAAGTGACTCACTAAAGAGTACAGATTATAACTGACTGGACTTCTTGACTCCCTGCATGTGTATTGAAGGGATACTGCACACATAGCAGTTCAAATTGTTAACCtcaataattctgtgattcttctgaaTAGGAAGTCtataccttcctttttttttttttgtcatcatgGATTTTAATCACAATCTTAGCCATTAATAGATTAAAAAATAGCAATAGGacaatttttaattttgtttaactTTTTTGTTCTGATGGGAAGGTCAGTGATGTCTTCCAAAATGATAGGCCATTGTCATATCAAGGCTGTTCAGATGCTGAAGGCAATTATGATGCTGAAATTTGTATACTGAAAAGCAAGTACTTCTGGAAACCTGTCAGAAATTAGTATATAAGAATGACCTCAGCTTCATGCTATTATGTtgtttatctaaaaaaaaaaaaaaagacatgcctGGTTATGTGTGTGTTACTGTCCTGTGCACAATGTTACATCACTTGGAGGTCATCTTCTGAAATTCTCCTGGGTTAGCACATCAGGTCAtctctggaaaacagaaaaaaggcagTGTGTAGGTATGGGGAAAAATGTGCTTCTGTCCTAGAATCGTTGATGCTGGTTTAGAAACTTGTTGCTTGCACTGCAACCTAGTTTTATTACTTAAGTGAGCTAGGTATTTCATCTTGGCTAAACTTTTCAATCTACTGggttttatattttcaaaaaCCGGCTTCACTGGAAAGTGCTCTTGCTCTTGTACGTTATAAATTACTGAAATAACATCCTCTTAGAAAAGTATCTATCAATTTTTATTAATTGATACTAGTGTTTATGGCTTGTTTATTAGCCAAAACTACTAGCTGATACAGCTCCCTTAGAAACATCTGTATGATAGTGTGACGAAACTGCCTTAAAAAACGACTGTCAGAAACAGTCTTACGTAAGCACTTCAGGTAGATCAGCActgtttattcctttttttcatctttactCTGCAAAATAAAACGAAATGCTCCTTTTGAAGTGTTTCTGATCAATGAATGTTCAGTCTGAATAAGTATAATCAGTTTAAATGCATGAAGGAATAATTTGTTTTGCTCTACTAACAATGTAAGTTTTGTAGTATTGTCTCCCTTACCTGTCTGTCAGTATAAGCTTAATGTAACTGGATTGGTAGTTGGTACTGAAACAAGGTTATATCCAAGCAAAGGATAATTTGGAAGAAGCAGTGTCTAAAAAGTGGAACATGATGCTGGAGACTATGTAGCAGAGCTTAGTGTGTCAGTGTCTGTTATGTTGGTTCATATAtgctaaaaaatgcttttttgttaTTCTGCTTGTCATTTGAATTTCAGATGAGTTAATGTAGTTCTTGAAGGGAGGAAGcacaattaaattaattttatatacCCTTGTGTCCTAAGAAGAAATGGGTGCTCAGTACTGTTCAGAAAGTATTTTGGGTTAGATTCTATGGTCAGATATTAGGTTTGCTTTAGGTAGTTATTAAAAACTATTCCCTATTTCCCTATTCAGTTTGTCATGACATTTAAGATTGCTTTGCATGAACATCAGCTTGTAAATTTAATTTGGATACTGACTGTATCTGAAACTAATGTGATTActctttcaggaagaaaaagataTAAGGTGGGCGTCAAGATGGGATTATATTTTGGAATCCATGCCACACACTCACATCCAGTGGTTCAGGTGAGAAGAAAGTTTTTCTTCAAGTGTACTTGCACTGAAGTGTTTACATTGCAAGttgaacaattttattttttttttttttttaatttagtattaTGAATTCCTTGGTGATTGTCCTCTTTCTGTCTGGAATGGTAGCTATGATTATGTTGAGGACACTGCATAAAGACATTGCAAGATACAATCAGATGGATTCCACTGTAAGTCTGAAATAAACCTCCTAAAATGTATTAGGAATGTATATTTTTTCCAGCTTGATGTATTTCCATAACAAGCTATGTACATGACAATCTACTGTATTAAAATGGGTGTATTTTTCTTTACAGGAAGATGCTCAGGAAGAATTTGGCTGGAAACTGGTTCATGGTGATATTTTCAGGCCCCCAAGAAAAGGAATGCTGTTGTCTGTTTTTCTAGGCTCTGGCACACAGATCTTAATAATGACATTTGTTACCCTGTGTAAGTAATAAAGTGAGGAGAAGTTAGTTGAGTACGAATGATCTTTCACTGCTAATCTCATGGCACTAGTAAAAATACCAGTGTAGTTTTTGTCTAGAAGTCTCTTAAAAGTCTAATAttagaaacaactgaactgataTGGTAGGTATGCAACTTCGTAGACACAGATTTTAAGGTAACTCATGTATTGGCTTTAAGTCAAATGTGTAATTACTTTCTAAAATTGTGCATCTCTGCTTCATAGTTTTTGCTTGCCTGGGATTTTTGTCACCTGCTAACCGGGGAGCGTTAATGACCTGTGCTGTAGTTTTGTGGGTACTGCTTGGAACTCCAGCCGGTTATGTTGCTGCCAGATTCTACAAATGTGagtaaaagttatttaaaatggcAGGGCTCAAGTTCATTCAAGTAAATTATCATCACAGAACTGATTATTTTCCAGTACTGTATGTAGTTTGCCTTAGGGCAAGATGGGAGAAATGTACTTACCTTAATGACAGAAAAGATGAATAAAACACTGACATGGTTACATTGGTTTTGATGCAATCATGCCCGAAGACCATGATTTGCTCTTGCTATTATGTGTTTTATGTAATTGGGAAGCAATTTCCATTTTACTAGTACTAAGCATATTACATCAGTCAGTTTTGTACTTCTGTTTCCTacagtgtgtgtgggggtgttaacttgcatttagttttagcCATCAGTTTTGCTTGGTAACTTCCCCCCCCATCATGAACTTCTACTCTTGCATGCCTGAGATTTGTCACCTCTTTTTAGCTAGTTCCTACGTTTTTGGGAGAATGGTGATTATCAGACTGTGGCAGGGGCATTGGGGGAAGGATTATTAGGTGTTCTGTAGTTGTAGAAATCAAACTAGTGGTGTTTGAGCACCTGACAGTAGTTAGTTGAAACTGTTTTCTTTAACTGATCCCAACTAGCTGTTCTTTCAAGGCCTGTCTACCAACCTTAAATGATTTGGCCTTGTATCTTCTGGTTTATTTTAAGGTGAAGCGTGCCATTCCGCACACAGTTTATTTTAACTACCTTACTCAAGGTATAAGTCTGTTTATGACCGAGCTGGGTCTTTGGGACTATTGTAGTTCTGAACATACGGGGCTAAATGGGTTTATTCCTGAACTTCAACCTGACAGTAGGCATTGGAGTTCTTTCTTCTGACAGTTCTGTCCTTTGCACATGAGGAGAACCTCTGAGGTTGTATTTTGTAGGGAGTTTTTCCACAATGGTAGTGATGTGATATTCCTTGCCCTTCTCTTCAAGCCAGTTAGATTTAAATGGAAGGAGTCTTTAGGACTAAGACCATAATTGAGGACAGAATTAGTgtatattgtatgttttgaaggaTATTTTGAAGTGTATTGAAAGTAAATTGAATCCAGTATCTTTGGTGAAGATGTAACTAGTAATAATTACATTTCATATTATACTTATTGGGAATATAGCTGAGACTTGAATGTTGTGTTTAAGTACTGAGACCGTGAGTGACTGATCCAGAGATATTGTTTTAACATGAAGTGGTACATACCCTGTATAGAGCATGTAAACATGAGTGTTTTTCCTTATATTGCACAAACAATGTGAGACATAAACCAAAATGCAACTGAAATGGATATCCAGTTCTAAAAGTGGGTGTTTTTTTCAACATTGCGTTTAAAAAGTGAAACCTGAGTTGAATTAAATGGTTAAACTTAATGACCAGTGCCATTTTCTAACAAGACTTTGTGAAGAAATAGAAACGTAATTAAAATCAGTCTAGCCATAGTCACTTCTGATTCTTGAAGTGAAGAAGCATGTCATTATGGCAGTGCTCAGATGAAATTGTCAGCTTCACTGAATTCCAGCaggatatttttcatttgaaagtatGCTGACTAGAATTTTTATCAGCGTAGTGCAAATTCATAGAGATTTTCTTAATAAAGCTATATTTGGTCTTTTGGTATCGCCACTGCTTAATGCCGTTAAGACTCAAGAGAACATAACTGCTTCCTGTAAGCGTGTTAGTCCTGACTTTCTTGTAGGATTCTTAGCCAAGAGTTATTTCAAGAAAACTGTTAAGCTTGCTTTTCacgtatttagatttttttttttctactaagaCCTGCAGACAAATGCTGGAAAGCTTAAACTTCTTAATCACTCCAGGTTTAAGCTGTTTTTTAAAGACTTGAATATGCTACAGATCTACTTCCTTCTTTTAACAGATAAAGTGGTCAGAGACCTGGTTTATTTAGTTGAATACTTTTCCTGACCTTGGTCTGAGACATTTCTTTGAAGCTTCATGATTAAGCAATATGTTGAGGGAATTCAGTTTTATTACTGAAGATTTAGTTTACTGGTTTAAACTTGAGCATGATAGGACATTATTTGAGTATTTAGGAGCTAAGTATAACAGGTAAATGGAGTGGAAAATTAATAGTTGTAAGCTTAATGCATGTTTTGATGACTGTCAAATGTTTTAATACAGCATTTGGAGGTGAGAAGTGGAAAACAAATGTCCTGCTGACATCATTCCTTTGTCCTGGGTAAGTTGAGAATATAGCCATGATTAAAAGAATTAAATTGCTTCTCTGACATGCATAGCTAATTTTTAAGTTTCAGCTATCTGAGCAAATTTTATTACGTCATACCTTTATTCCAGAAGCTACAAGAATATCATGGCATTTTTGACAAAGATGAGTATGTTATTGGCATATCATCTTTAGATTTCCTTTTTACTAAACATTTTTTTACTCTCACCACAATGAAAGGTTAAGAGCATTATGATAGTAGTAAGTTTTAGACAGACACActttttccttgctttcttttACTCTCTAGGCTGTTTCCCTGACCACACTGTAGTTGGTCCTATATAGTGTCATATACTGTATAAACACTAGGATAAATTCTTCTACTTAATCACAGCAAGCAGTCTTACCCTGAAGTGTAGTTAAGACAAGCATATATTTGAAATTGTTTTATTGGAACGTCAGCCTCTGCTGGAGTTCAGTCCCAGTAGATTAACGAAGAATTGCTTGTTTGACCTCTTCATTTGGATATTTTGAGTGTGTCATTTGGTTTTAACAGAGATTTACGCTGAAATCTTCATACAGTGCTACTGTTGTTTTAACATTATTAAATGTTAAGGAGTATTTCTGTGCTTTAAGTGTGTTATGTATTTTTCAGAATTGTGTTTGCAGATTTTTTTATCATGAACCTCATTCTCTGGGGCGAAGGCTCTTCAGCAGCTATTCCGTTTGGTACTTTGGTTGCTATTTTGGCACTCTGGTTTTGCATATCTGTACCGCTGACGTTTATTGGTGCCTATTTTGGTTTTAAGAAAAACGTAAGTGTTGGTGAAATTGTTTTGTGAGTATGTGCATTCACGTGTATACCCACATGTATATTTTTCACTGAATAGCATATGACAGAGGTAGTGCCTAAGCCAGTTGCattgtcagcttctgttctgttcAGTTACTTTAGCACTGCATTAGATATCCAATCTTGATATTCCAAGACTTTGATACTGAGTGGTTGTTGGTGGTGATATTTCTCTGCAATGATTAGGGTTATCATTTAATTGAGCGACTGCTCCGGACAAAGCAGTGggctttctttgttttaattagcATTAATTCTTTCATTACTAAAAAAGTGTGTTGACCCAGCCGAGCATAAGGGAAAGCAACTTAtgcatttctgttttttccccatgttttttGGTTCTGTCTGCCCTCTACACTCAGTCTTCAGAAAGATATTTTCTGATCAAGTTGTCAGAGTTCTTGTCAGATCTGTTTGCATAAGTGTTCTGTAAATGGTCACCACTGCTTGGCAGACATTAATCAGGATTTACTTTCAGACTGACCAATTTTACTTAAATGAGGGCTCTTTGTGACACTGGTGACCAAACCTTCTTTAACAGTGAAATCAATTATTCCATTTTTGCTCAAAAAGAGGTTTGCTGTGCCCCAAAATGGAAAGATCTGTAAGTTCAgatattttgtggtttttttctataTAGGAAGCCAGAGTTCCAGCTCTCTGTAGGTCTCATGGAATAACCTTCAGAGAATGTTTAAATATCTTAGAATGCACTTTTGAAGTTGATTGTAGTTATCCTGTTGTTCTTAACTATAATTCAGTGGGGTTTTTTCTCATAAACAGGTTGAAATTCCAGTAAACGCTCCTGCACTATATAGGGGCAGTTCCTTTAAGAAAAGAGGATTTGATAAACTATAAGGCAAAGTGACAGGTGTCATAAATATGTTCAAAACAGAAAGCAAGTACCTACCAAGTATCTGTGGATGCTTTTGATGTAATCTTTACAGAAGGGGAAAGATGGCAAAGTATGCACTTATCTGCCTATATTTTTTCCCTCTCACCATGCTGATCTATGCATGCATCATAAATTAGGATTTAATTGCCAGATTGAATCCCCTTAGTTTGTAAATTTACCCTCATGTGATTCCTGGAGCAAATCCTGAAACACAATATACAGTGTCTTCTAGAAGGGGAAAGCAGGAGTCTGCACCACTACTATCCCCCAGCTGAAAAGTGAGAGATCAGCTCAGGCTCTGTTACAGAGTAATCATAAAAAGGGAAGTCCAAAATACCTGTGGCTATGTTTTTAGTAAGAGCCGTCTTTTAGCTTGTTTGCCTAGCAAATCTTGGTAGCTGGGTTGGTAGCAAAATCAGATGTAGGGGTGGCTGGGTATGTACATGGTCAAAACCAATACCAGACATTTGTAACCACTCATttcaaaagtaaagcaaaaaggTAGTGCCATATATTGACAtgttatttatttagaaatttcttttttttttgtttaaaggcTATTGAACACCCTGTTCGCACAAATCAAATTCCTCGTCAGATTCCTGAGCAATCATTCTATACAAAGCCATTACCTGGCATTGTTATGGGCGGGATTCTGCCTTTTGGATGTATCTTTATACAGTTGTTCTTTATTCTCAATAGTATTTGGTAAGTT
Proteins encoded in this region:
- the TM9SF2 gene encoding transmembrane 9 superfamily member 2: MALRRLLIAAALVAAAPPAAAFYLPGLAPVNFCDKDKETPECKSGIELFVNRLDSVESVLPYEYTAFDFCQAEGKKRPSENLGQVLFGERIEPSPYRFTFNNRETCTSVCTKTYDTTKPEDKQKLDFLKKSMLLNYQHHWIVDNMPVTWCYDVEDGQRFCNPGFPIGCYITEDGHPKDACVINSEFHEKDTFYIFNHVDIKIFYHVVENEARTARLVAAKLEPKSYKHTHPDKPDCSGVPMDISNKANGEVKIAYTYSVSFHEEKDIRWASRWDYILESMPHTHIQWFSIMNSLVIVLFLSGMVAMIMLRTLHKDIARYNQMDSTEDAQEEFGWKLVHGDIFRPPRKGMLLSVFLGSGTQILIMTFVTLFFACLGFLSPANRGALMTCAVVLWVLLGTPAGYVAARFYKSFGGEKWKTNVLLTSFLCPGIVFADFFIMNLILWGEGSSAAIPFGTLVAILALWFCISVPLTFIGAYFGFKKNAIEHPVRTNQIPRQIPEQSFYTKPLPGIVMGGILPFGCIFIQLFFILNSIWSHQMYYMFGFLFLVFIILVITCSEATILLCYFHLCAEDYHWQWRSFLTSGFTAVYFLIYAIHYFFSKLQITGTASTILYFGYTMIMVLIFFLFTGTIGFFACFWFVTKIYSVVKVD